In Fusarium oxysporum Fo47 chromosome XII, complete sequence, one DNA window encodes the following:
- a CDS encoding uncharacterized protein (domain of unknown function-domain containing protein) — MNGFMSTSRLCARRTGFFAIPQSRHTTSTNIPSVSISLQKHRTSSQCCSKKNASQPSTPPSVTSRDFWTLKSAWKRASVNTTRCLIGCTVGDFAAMWFLQAYYPGLSMGIVMPISMASGVSTSILLETVMLRIGRDGLTWLTAMRTAVGMSLISMLTMEAAENAVDYYLTGGQVALDDPSFWLAALVSIAAGFLAPLPYNYARLRKYGKACH, encoded by the exons ATGAATGGATTTATGAGCACCAGTCGACTTTGCGCGCGCCGCACGGGCTTCTTCGCGATCCCGCAATCGCGTCACACCACCTCGACCAACATCCCCTCGGTCAGTATCAGCCTGCAAAAACACCGGACCAGCAGCCAATGCTGTAGCAAAAAGAACGCCTCACAACCATCGACGCCACCATCTGTAACATCCCGCGACTTTTGGACCTTGAAGTCGGCTTGGAAGAGGGCTTCTGTCAACACTACGCGATGCCTCATCGGGTGTACAGTCGGCGATTTCGCGGCCATGTGGTTTCTCCAGGCCTATTATCCCGGGCTCAGTATGGGAATAGTGATGCCAATCTCAA TGGCCTCTGGTGTTTCAACGTCCATTCTTCTGGAGACGGTAATGCTTCGCATCGGCCGTGATGGATTGACTTGGCTTACGGCGATGAGGACAGCTGTTGGCATGAGTCTGATCTCGATGTTGACCATGGAAGCAGCTGAAAATGCAGTGGATTACTATTTGACGGGTGGCCAAGTTGCTCTTGACGATCCGTCATTCTGGCTTGCTGCTCTGGTATCGATTGCAGCGGGTTTCCTGGCGCCGCTGCCGTACAATTACGCGAGGTTGCGTAAATACGGAAAAGCCTGCCACTGA